One genomic segment of Impatiens glandulifera chromosome 6, dImpGla2.1, whole genome shotgun sequence includes these proteins:
- the LOC124943824 gene encoding serine carboxypeptidase-like, which translates to MTQRRLSCLILFPLLFFSCPILSSQSSLRTSKANSTSTEVEMLIKSLNLLPDAVSSSLVEERFLLAALGNPGTSILNVGHYAGYYRLPHSIDARMFYYFFESRRGMRNDPVVIWLNGGPGASSSIGLFYESGPYKIMNQTLFWNDFGWDQVSNIIYIDQPIGTGFSYSSDHSDICTNQECVSNDLYDFLQVFFHQHPQYLRNDLYITGESYAGHYIPALATRIRNGNNNGDGDHINLKGIAIGNGLTHPAIQYKSLIDYASNMRLVTETEVRHVAKMVPECEQHIARCRGEGISCMEAFFSCNAILKGLLGYYGYNRNYYDIRKERVGEMCYDFSYMENMLNNATVRRSLGVGNIRFVSLSVTIFNALKNDWMRNYAVQIPPLLEDGIKVLIYAGEFDLMLNWLGIYRWVTEMNWSGQRRFNNKNFVSYVVDHATKGELKEHGLLTFLKVHDSGHMVPMDQPKAALKMLERWTQGGTLIS; encoded by the exons ATGACACAAAGAAGGCTCTCTTGTCTAATTCTTTTTCCTCTACTTTTCTTCTCATGTCCAATTCTTTCATCGCAATCTTCTCTGCGGACATCAAAGGCTAATTCGACGAGTACAGAAGTGGAGATGCTTATTAAGAGTTTAAACTTGTTACCCGATGCAGTGTCATCATCGTTGGTCGAAGAACGATTCCTCCTCGCAGCCCTTGGTAATCCAGGGACTTCGATTCTGAATGTGGGTCATTACGCTGGCTATTATCGACTTCCTCACTCGATAGATGCAAG GATGTTTTACTACTTCTTTGAGTCGAGAAGGGGTATGAGAAATGACCCAGTTGTGATATGGTTGAATGGAGGACCTGGAGCCAGCAGTTCAATTGGTCTGTTTTATGAAAGCGGTCCTTACAAGATTATGAACCAAACTCTTTTCTGGAATGACTTTGGATGGGACCAGGTGTCGAACATAATCTATATCGACCAGCCCATAGGCACCGGTTTCAGCTATAGTTCAGATCACTCTGATATTTGTACCAATCAAGAGTGTGTTAGCAATGACTTATATGACTTCTTGCAG GTATTTTTCCATCAACATCCTCAATATTTGAGGAACGATCTCTACATAACAGGAGAATCATATGCCGGACACTATATCCCTGCCTTAGCCACTCGGATTCGCAATGGAAACAATAACGGAGATGGAGATCACATTAACCTTAag GGTATTGCTATTGGAAATGGATTGACACATCCTGCAATTCAATACAAGTCATTAATAGATTATGCTTCAAATATGAGACTGGTCACAGAAACTGAAGTCAGACATGTCGCCAAAATGGTACCAGAATGCGAGCAACACATAGCTAGATGCa GAGGAGAAGGAATCAGCTGTATGGAAgcatttttttcttgtaatGCCATACTCAAAGGTTTATTGGGATATTATGGTTATAATAGAAAT TATTACGACATTCGGAAGGAACGTGTGGGTGAAATGTGTTATGATTTCTCGTATatggaaaatatgttaaataatgcAACGGTTAGAAGATCCCTTGGAGTTGGCAATATTCGGTTTGTATCCCTGAGCGTAACTATTTTTAATGCATTAAAGAATGATTGGATGAGAAATTATGCAGTGCAAATTCCTCCGCTTCTTGAAGATGGAATTAAGGTATTGATATATGCCGGAGAATTTGATCTAATGCTGAATTGGCTTG GAATCTATAGGTGGGTTACTGAGATGAATTGGTCCGGTCAAAGAAGattcaataataaaaactttgttTCATATGTAGTCGATCATGCAACGAAAGGAGAACTTAAAGAACATGGACTTCTGACATTCCTTAAG GTTCATGACTCGGGACATATGGTTCCTATGGATCAACCGAAAGCGGCATTAAAGATGCTGGAAAGATGGACACAAGGTGGTACCCTTATATCATGA